Genomic window (Paenibacillus sp. PK3_47):
ATGGAACACTGGACGAGCCTGTGCATGCAGTTAATCTCGAAGAGACGCTTGGGGCTATTTATGCCAAATATAACGATCCTTTTATCATTGGAATCGACGCCTGCCTGGGGCATTCGACCAGTGTAGGAAGCATACAGGTTGTGGACGGACCCTTAAGACCGGGTGCCGGTGTTAACAAACAGCTGCCGCCTGTCGGTGATATTCATTTGACCGGCATTGTGAATGTCGGCGGTTTTATGGAATATTTTGTATTACAAAACACCCGGCTTAGCCTGGTAATGCGGTTGTCCGATATTATTGCGACCAGTCTTTACTCTGCCCTCAAGCAGTGGAAACTTCATGCTAAATCTGCTGCAGCGCTTGAGCAATAACCTCTTTTTCCTCCGGTGATAAAGGATACTGGGACTCTCCACCCTCGACCGGTTTGGAGTAGATATAAGAGTTTTCCCTGTTATGCAGGCTGGTGAGCACAATACCATTACGGTTATCATCAACAATAGCCAGTGAGAAGCTCAGGTCATTGCCGCGCTCTCCAAAAGCATTATAACGCTTCACGGCTACCTTCGATTTCATGCCGCGGATTTTGCCCTGTGCCGCTTCCAGCAGTGCCTGATGTTCACGCTGGCCTTCTTCCAGCATGTCGCTTTGGGTTTTCAGATCAATCAGCAGGCTCTCGAGATCTTCCACTCCAGAACCGGCCATCATGGCTTCATATCTGCGGCGCATCTTACGAAGCTTTACCGCTTGGGTGATCTGAATGATTGCCATCACAACAATAACAGCAGCAAAGGCCATGATTACCCCTGCTAATTGTTCATTAATAATCTCATTCAATTCTGACATGTATGGACCATCCTTTTTAATTATCTGCTGCGGGTACGGCCATATAATTCCACCATCGCATCCAGCATTTTTGTAATTTCTTCGTTTGTTGTGCTGGGGCCTACGCTCGCTCTGACAGCTCCGCTCTTCAGTGTATCTGCAGCCTGGTGTGCCAGCGGTGTACAATGCATACCGGCTCGAACAGCGATGTTGTAATCACGGTCCAGCCGGTACGCGATATCAGCCGAATCCTGTCCTTCAATTATGAAAGACACGATCCCGCTCCGCGGTGCACCGATATCCGGACCCAGAATTCTCATTCCGGGTATTCCGGACAGTCCCTCCATCAGCTTTTGCGTCAGCTGCCATTCCTGCTCATGAATAGTAGACAGCCCAAGAGATTTGATCTTTCTAACTCCTGCAAGCAAACCTGCGATTCCCACAGCATTCTGAGTACCTGCTTCATAGCGGTCAGGACGTACAGCAGGCTGTGCACTATTTTCCGACTGGCTGCCCGTACCTCCGAGCATTAACGGTTCGAGGTCAAGTGCCGGTGATATATATATACCCCCTGTGCCCTGGGGACCAAGCAGCCCTTTGTGGCCGGGAAAGGCAAGCAGGTCGATATTCATCTTCCCTACATCAATGTCCAGTGAGCCTGCGCTTTGGGCTGCATCTACCAGAAACACAGCTCCTTGTGATTTCACTATATCTCCGATTTCCCCTATAGGAAGGATACTGCCGAGAAGATTGGAGCTATGATTACAAATCACCATTTTTGTATTTGGCTTAAAGCTTTTTTTCAGCTGCTGAAGATTTAGCTGCCCCTGGCTGTCCACCTGCAGATAATCGATATCAATACCTATGGACTGGCGCAAATATTCCAGCGGCCTGCGCACAGAATTATGCTCTGTCATAGTCGATATCACATGATCTCCTGCTTGAAGTGTTCCCCTGATAGCCATATTTAGCCCCATCGTCGTATTATGGGTAAAAGCAATATCCTGGGGATTGGACGCACAAAAAAGCTCGGCCAGCTGGCCCCGTGCCCTTACCATCACTCTTCCCGTACCTATAGCTAATGCGTGATTTCCGCGGCCTGCATTTGCACCGGAATGCTGCATTGCATCTATCATCGCCGCAGTAACTTCAGGCGGTTTCGGCCATGAGGTAGCCGCGTGATCCAGGTACACCAGTTGCTCCATCTTTTCACCCCTCTGTTCAGTTTAAAAAACATACCCCTCCATATCCGTATTAAGGATATCTCAGGATATGTTATGGGTCACAGATATCCGCATTAGTTGCCTAACAGTTCCAGTAGTCTTTCCAGGTCTTGGGGGCTGTAATAATTGATCTCGATTTTCCCTTTTTCTTTACCCTGTTTAATTTTTACAGTGGTTTTAAACCGTTCACGCAAAGTCTCCTCAACATTGTTAATGTAAGGATCCTGCTTGACCACCTTCGCTTTAATTCCATTAATCGGCTTGCGGTCCAGGTTCTTCACGATTTCTTCCAGCTGTCTAACGTTCCACTCTTGCTCTACACATTGTTCAGCCAAATGCTTAATCGTCTCTGGATCCTTCAGCCCCACAATGGCCCGCGCATGTCCCATGGAAATTGTTCCACGTGAAACATATTCTTTTACCTCTTCAGGCAAGGTTAACAAGCGTAAAAAGTTAGCAATATGCGATCTGGATTTACCGACCTTCAGTGACAGTTCCTCTTGCGTCAGGGAGAACTGATCCATCAACCCTTGATAAGCAACAGCAATCTCCATGGCATTCAAATTTTCACGCTGTAAGTTTTCAATAAGGGCAATTTCCATTACCTGCTGATCGCTTAGACTGCGGACTACCGCCGGGATGGTCGCTTTGCCGCAATACTGGGAAGCCCTAAATCTGCGTTCACCGGCAATGATTTCATATCCCTTCAATACACTGCGGACAATAATCGGCTGAATCACACCATGCTGTCTGATGGATTCCGCCAGCTCCTGAATTGCCTCTTCATTAAAGTCTTTTCGCGGTTGGTAAGGGTTCGCACGCAACTGGCCCAAAGGAATCTCCACAACCTTATCATCTTCATTGATAGATAAGGATGGAATTAACGCATCCAGCCCCTTCCCTAAACGCTTACTCATAAGAGATCACTTCCTTTGCCAACTCTAAATATACCTCTGCTCCTTTAGAGCGGGAGTCATACGTAATGATGGATTGTCCATGCGAAGGTGCTTCACTTAACCGCACATTGCGCGGAATAATGGTTCGATATACCTTTTCTTGAAAATACTTCTTAACCTCTTCTATTACCTGTATTCCCAGATTAGTCCGGGCATCAAGCATCGTTAAGAGAACCCCTTCAATCTTCAAATGCGGATTAAGGTTCTTTTGCACAAGTCTCACAGTATTAAGCAGCTGGCTCAACCCTTCAAGTGCATAGTATTCACACTGAATAGGAATAATGACCGAATCAGCAGCAGTCAGGGAATTTATAGTAAGTATGCCGAGCGACGGAGGGCAATCGATAATGATATAGTCATAATTGCTTTTAACCGTATTCAGTGCCTTTTTCAATTTCAATTCTCTGGAGATTGTGGAGACCAGTTCGATCTCTGCTCCCGCTAATTGAATCGTTGCCGGAATAATATGGAGTCCTTCGATCTGTGTTTCCAAAATTGTATCTTTAGGTTCTGCATCATTAATTAAAATATCATACACGCAATTTGCTACATCCGCTTTGTTCACACCTACTCCGCTTGTAGTGTTGCCTTGCGGATCGATATCGACAAGCAGTACCCGTTTCCCCAAAGTAGCCATTCCGGCACCAAGGTTGACTGAAGTTGTGGTTTTACCAACCCCGCCTTTTTGATTTGCTATGGCAATAATCTTGGACACTTATTTCACCTCGAATTGTTAGGAAAAATCATCTTGTAGGTCGTGTACTATTATGGTGTGACATTGCAGGGTAGTTTTGATGTTCATTATCGATACCCCCTGGTCCAGGTCACAGAAAAGGCGGCCAATCACCTCAGGGCCGCCTTCAGCTTTGAACAATTTATCTTTTAGGAATCTGAATCACAATCTCGTAGTGGTCACCGCGGTCGTTTTCGGAGGTTTTGATTTCCATACCTGAGCCTGTAACCATATCTATGGATTGACGAATTGTATTAAGCGCGAGGCGGACATCCTTCGTATAGGATACCCGTTTGGACTTCTTATGCTGTGTAACGGTCTTGTAAAAAGCAATTCGGGCTTCAGTCTGCTTAACGTTCAACCCTTTGGATATAATCTCAGCCAACACCTTCAACTGCATTTCCACACTATCCAGTGAGAGCAGCGAGCGGGCGTGCCGTTCAGTAATCTGGCGTTCCATAAGAGCTGTTTTAACCTCTTCAGGCAGCTGCAGCAAACGAATTTTATTGGCAATGGTAGACTGGCTTTTCCCAAGACGCTGAGCCAAGCTCTCTTGAGTCAACTGATGAATATCAATCAATTTCTGATAAGCAATGGCTTCTTCAATTGACGTTAACCCTTCACGCTGCAAGTTTTCGATCAGAGCAATAGATGCGGCCTGTGAATCATTGAATTCACGGACAATAGCAGGAATAGTGTCGAGACCAAGCTTCTTGACTGCCCGCCAGCGGCGTTCACCAGCAATAATTTCATACTGTGAATCACGCAGGCGCACCACAATCGGCTGAATAACACCATGTGTCTTAATGGTCTGGCATAGCTCGTCTATCTTCTCATCATCAAATATGGTCCGTGGCTGATAAGGACTGCTAATGACCTCATGAACCGGGATTTGTTTGATTTCTTCTCCGCTGCTCCGCTCGGTAAATCCAAAAAGCTTGGTGAATTGTTCTTTCATTCCGTTCATAACCACCTAATTTCGTTATAGTACGATCCTCTTGACCTTGCTT
Coding sequences:
- the yyaC gene encoding spore protease YyaC, encoding MNFSSKAAPLQELSCLKISHTDPDIYSAITHRLLFHFSRTRPDTPIVIVCVGTDRSTGDSLGPLVGTSLARFHSPLFHLYGTLDEPVHAVNLEETLGAIYAKYNDPFIIGIDACLGHSTSVGSIQVVDGPLRPGAGVNKQLPPVGDIHLTGIVNVGGFMEYFVLQNTRLSLVMRLSDIIATSLYSALKQWKLHAKSAAALEQ
- a CDS encoding DUF4446 family protein produces the protein MSELNEIINEQLAGVIMAFAAVIVVMAIIQITQAVKLRKMRRRYEAMMAGSGVEDLESLLIDLKTQSDMLEEGQREHQALLEAAQGKIRGMKSKVAVKRYNAFGERGNDLSFSLAIVDDNRNGIVLTSLHNRENSYIYSKPVEGGESQYPLSPEEKEVIAQALQQI
- a CDS encoding aminotransferase class V-fold PLP-dependent enzyme, whose product is MEQLVYLDHAATSWPKPPEVTAAMIDAMQHSGANAGRGNHALAIGTGRVMVRARGQLAELFCASNPQDIAFTHNTTMGLNMAIRGTLQAGDHVISTMTEHNSVRRPLEYLRQSIGIDIDYLQVDSQGQLNLQQLKKSFKPNTKMVICNHSSNLLGSILPIGEIGDIVKSQGAVFLVDAAQSAGSLDIDVGKMNIDLLAFPGHKGLLGPQGTGGIYISPALDLEPLMLGGTGSQSENSAQPAVRPDRYEAGTQNAVGIAGLLAGVRKIKSLGLSTIHEQEWQLTQKLMEGLSGIPGMRILGPDIGAPRSGIVSFIIEGQDSADIAYRLDRDYNIAVRAGMHCTPLAHQAADTLKSGAVRASVGPSTTNEEITKMLDAMVELYGRTRSR
- a CDS encoding ParB/RepB/Spo0J family partition protein; protein product: MSKRLGKGLDALIPSLSINEDDKVVEIPLGQLRANPYQPRKDFNEEAIQELAESIRQHGVIQPIIVRSVLKGYEIIAGERRFRASQYCGKATIPAVVRSLSDQQVMEIALIENLQRENLNAMEIAVAYQGLMDQFSLTQEELSLKVGKSRSHIANFLRLLTLPEEVKEYVSRGTISMGHARAIVGLKDPETIKHLAEQCVEQEWNVRQLEEIVKNLDRKPINGIKAKVVKQDPYINNVEETLRERFKTTVKIKQGKEKGKIEINYYSPQDLERLLELLGN
- a CDS encoding AAA family ATPase, with the protein product MSKIIAIANQKGGVGKTTTSVNLGAGMATLGKRVLLVDIDPQGNTTSGVGVNKADVANCVYDILINDAEPKDTILETQIEGLHIIPATIQLAGAEIELVSTISRELKLKKALNTVKSNYDYIIIDCPPSLGILTINSLTAADSVIIPIQCEYYALEGLSQLLNTVRLVQKNLNPHLKIEGVLLTMLDARTNLGIQVIEEVKKYFQEKVYRTIIPRNVRLSEAPSHGQSIITYDSRSKGAEVYLELAKEVISYE
- the noc gene encoding nucleoid occlusion protein; its protein translation is MKEQFTKLFGFTERSSGEEIKQIPVHEVISSPYQPRTIFDDEKIDELCQTIKTHGVIQPIVVRLRDSQYEIIAGERRWRAVKKLGLDTIPAIVREFNDSQAASIALIENLQREGLTSIEEAIAYQKLIDIHQLTQESLAQRLGKSQSTIANKIRLLQLPEEVKTALMERQITERHARSLLSLDSVEMQLKVLAEIISKGLNVKQTEARIAFYKTVTQHKKSKRVSYTKDVRLALNTIRQSIDMVTGSGMEIKTSENDRGDHYEIVIQIPKR